Proteins from a single region of Tumebacillus amylolyticus:
- a CDS encoding M50 family metallopeptidase, with protein METPMQKQPASRKNGVWSLAGILLVAFVLMRLPILGTYLLIVNTMIHESGHALMALLSNGKVVSMSLFLNTEGVTWIASASRFGQILTSLAGYVFSSVAAYLFFWPLKQGRHHLVCYILLGFIAGDLLLWVRNLYGIIWLLTFGALLIALLRAKSSWFVRYGMLFICGIVLVDSIWSALQVLELSLMYPYAAGDATNLSHYAILPTFVWGLVFFLQSLFFGWQSVRMWLR; from the coding sequence ATGGAAACTCCCATGCAAAAACAACCCGCTTCTCGCAAAAATGGAGTCTGGAGCCTCGCGGGAATCTTGCTCGTCGCCTTCGTCCTGATGCGCTTGCCGATCCTCGGCACCTACCTGCTCATCGTGAACACGATGATTCACGAAAGCGGACATGCGCTGATGGCCTTGCTGTCCAACGGAAAAGTCGTGTCGATGTCCCTGTTTCTGAATACTGAGGGAGTCACTTGGATTGCCAGCGCCTCCCGCTTCGGTCAGATTCTGACCTCGCTCGCAGGCTACGTGTTCTCCTCCGTGGCGGCGTACCTGTTTTTCTGGCCCTTGAAACAGGGCCGTCATCACCTCGTCTGCTACATCCTGCTCGGCTTTATCGCGGGAGATTTGCTCCTGTGGGTGCGCAATCTCTACGGCATCATCTGGCTTCTGACGTTTGGAGCCCTGCTGATTGCGCTCTTGCGTGCCAAGAGCTCATGGTTCGTGCGGTACGGCATGCTGTTCATCTGCGGGATCGTGCTGGTCGATTCGATCTGGTCGGCTCTGCAAGTGCTGGAACTCTCGCTGATGTACCCCTATGCGGCAGGAGACGCCACCAATCTTTCCCACTACGCCATCCTCCCCACGTTCGTCTGGGGTCTGGTGTTCTTCCTCCAGTCGTTGTTCTTCGGCTGGCAGTCGGTGCGCATGTGGCTTCGTTGA
- a CDS encoding CcdC family protein produces MSNSSSSLIGLGFFVLFFGLMMWRRTAAMRRPIKGKGYGMIWPLAILLLPGVMIFANPVQPFQGSWWEILAAVGLGGILSIPMILTTQYEKRDDGLIYAKQSKAFLFAIFGVVLIRLALKEYITGLDPMTLNGLFFLTAFVYLLLWRITSFMKFRRIWRENQGS; encoded by the coding sequence ATGAGCAATTCTAGTTCCAGTTTAATCGGATTGGGTTTCTTCGTACTATTTTTCGGATTGATGATGTGGAGACGGACGGCTGCGATGCGACGTCCGATCAAAGGCAAGGGTTATGGCATGATCTGGCCGCTGGCGATCCTGCTGCTGCCGGGTGTGATGATTTTTGCGAATCCGGTACAGCCGTTCCAAGGGAGTTGGTGGGAGATTTTAGCGGCGGTTGGACTCGGGGGAATCTTGTCGATTCCGATGATCTTGACCACCCAGTACGAAAAACGGGATGACGGTCTGATCTACGCCAAGCAAAGCAAGGCATTTCTCTTCGCGATCTTCGGCGTCGTCCTGATTCGTCTGGCGCTGAAGGAGTATATCACGGGGCTTGATCCGATGACGCTCAACGGTCTGTTCTTCCTCACGGCGTTCGTCTACCTCTTGCTGTGGCGCATCACGTCCTTCATGAAATTCCGCCGCATCTGGCGGGAGAACCAAGGAAGTTAA
- a CDS encoding methyl-accepting chemotaxis protein translates to MSFKIRTKILLSFLVVFALLAALGATAVLRMTQMGTQAADIDSRWLPSVIQLTEINNGIAKVDAALVHDILESNPSEMDKIEKDLNANLEQIKTLRDQYEKMAHSDEELAQYTAFSKYWDQYQGQIPSILAVARTHNLAKGSELLKQAQATYSLADNAMDATNDFGITGANNATSTSVSLLNSGRTLILAITLVALVLILLLTWRLTVIIATPLKALTETVEQIADGNFTVQPLKIKNRDELGQLVHAVNSMVCELRSTLIQVRDTSLLVAASSEQLTASAEQTSKATDQIAATVQQIAASSDEQAQSAEEGTRFVHEMTSGIHQIALNANGVSHTSFLASERATDGALAVKQAVSQMNAIHDTVTSMADVVSSLGERSQEIGQILQVITDISAQTNLLALNAAIEAARAGEHGRGFAVVADEVRKLAEQSTTSAQQISDLIATIQDETQHAISSMLVGKQEVVSGLDVVNAAGHAFVQIEASIHEVTQQVQEVSASSQQISASTSEMVHSIDQIAALAEANSVGTQNVSAATEEQLASMEEITSSSHELAKMAEELQQLLGKFRV, encoded by the coding sequence ATGAGCTTTAAAATCCGTACAAAGATACTGCTCAGCTTCCTCGTCGTCTTCGCTTTGCTTGCCGCACTTGGTGCTACCGCGGTCCTGAGAATGACGCAAATGGGAACACAAGCGGCAGACATCGACTCCAGATGGCTGCCAAGCGTGATTCAGTTGACGGAAATCAACAATGGCATCGCCAAAGTAGATGCGGCGCTGGTACACGATATCTTGGAAAGCAACCCGTCCGAAATGGACAAGATCGAGAAAGACCTGAACGCAAACCTCGAACAGATCAAAACCTTGCGTGACCAATATGAAAAAATGGCCCACAGCGACGAAGAACTTGCCCAGTACACAGCCTTCTCAAAATATTGGGACCAATACCAAGGCCAGATCCCGTCGATCCTCGCCGTTGCCCGCACCCACAATCTTGCCAAAGGCAGTGAACTGCTCAAACAAGCGCAAGCAACGTACAGTCTTGCGGACAACGCCATGGATGCCACCAACGACTTTGGCATAACCGGGGCGAATAACGCGACCTCGACCTCCGTTTCGTTGCTCAACTCCGGACGCACGCTGATCCTCGCGATTACGCTCGTAGCGCTGGTCCTCATCTTGCTGCTCACGTGGCGTCTGACTGTGATCATCGCCACTCCGCTAAAAGCGCTCACCGAAACGGTGGAGCAGATTGCAGACGGCAACTTCACCGTTCAACCCTTGAAGATCAAGAACCGCGACGAACTTGGCCAACTGGTGCATGCGGTCAACTCGATGGTCTGTGAATTGCGTTCGACGCTCATTCAAGTGCGCGACACGTCGCTTTTGGTCGCCGCTTCCTCCGAACAACTGACAGCAAGCGCCGAACAGACGTCCAAAGCAACCGATCAGATTGCCGCGACGGTCCAACAAATTGCCGCTTCCTCCGACGAACAAGCACAAAGTGCCGAAGAAGGCACCCGCTTCGTCCACGAGATGACCTCCGGCATCCACCAGATTGCGCTCAACGCCAACGGCGTTTCCCACACTTCGTTCCTCGCTTCCGAGCGTGCGACCGACGGAGCTCTTGCCGTCAAGCAAGCGGTCTCGCAGATGAACGCCATCCATGACACCGTCACATCGATGGCCGATGTGGTCTCGTCGCTTGGCGAACGCTCGCAGGAAATCGGGCAGATTCTCCAAGTGATCACCGACATCTCAGCCCAGACGAATTTGCTGGCGCTCAACGCCGCGATTGAAGCGGCACGTGCAGGCGAACACGGTCGCGGATTTGCGGTCGTCGCGGACGAAGTTCGCAAATTGGCGGAGCAATCCACAACTTCCGCACAACAAATATCCGACCTGATTGCCACGATTCAAGACGAGACCCAACACGCGATTTCCTCCATGCTCGTAGGCAAGCAGGAAGTGGTCTCCGGTCTCGATGTGGTCAACGCGGCGGGTCATGCGTTCGTCCAAATCGAGGCTTCGATTCATGAAGTGACCCAGCAAGTCCAAGAAGTCTCCGCCTCCTCGCAACAAATTTCGGCGAGCACCAGCGAGATGGTACACTCCATCGACCAAATCGCCGCCCTGGCTGAAGCCAACTCCGTCGGAACACAGAACGTCTCCGCCGCGACCGAGGAGCAACTGGCCTCCATGGAAGAAATCACCTCGTCTTCCCATGAATTGGCCAAGATGGCAGAAGAATTGCAGCAATTGCTCGGCAAGTTCCGTGTCTAG
- a CDS encoding stalk domain-containing protein: MKRLGSFALVATLLLAPFPVAPQAAHAVDDVAPAISVKVDDQEQVYDPSPVLQNGRTMVPMRALFEKLGSTVEWDDATQTITAQSDTRKGQIKLKLQVGNPIAFVNDTPIELDQAPTMFGNYTMVPLRLVSESLRAAVIWDEQDHSIEVYSLNYQLFLSAIRGNVDLVTKELELGADPNYTKLDNGDTPLIGSALLMRLHVVELLLANGANINAQDNDGYSALIMAVSKQDLDMTKLLLDHGADPSLKSKEGTALDLARQFKNQPLIDLLQSQ; the protein is encoded by the coding sequence TTGAAACGTCTTGGTTCTTTCGCCCTTGTTGCCACCCTGTTGCTCGCCCCGTTCCCCGTCGCTCCCCAAGCCGCACACGCTGTTGACGACGTGGCTCCTGCGATCTCTGTGAAGGTCGACGACCAAGAGCAAGTGTATGACCCGTCACCGGTGCTGCAAAACGGCCGAACGATGGTTCCCATGCGCGCCCTATTTGAAAAACTCGGTTCCACCGTCGAGTGGGACGATGCGACGCAAACCATCACGGCACAGAGCGATACCCGGAAGGGTCAGATCAAACTCAAACTGCAAGTCGGCAATCCGATCGCGTTCGTCAACGACACGCCGATCGAACTCGATCAAGCGCCGACGATGTTCGGGAATTACACGATGGTTCCCTTGCGTCTCGTCAGCGAGTCTCTGCGCGCCGCCGTGATTTGGGATGAGCAAGATCACAGCATCGAAGTGTATTCGCTCAACTACCAACTGTTCCTCTCCGCGATTCGCGGCAACGTTGATCTCGTGACCAAGGAACTTGAACTTGGAGCCGACCCGAACTATACCAAGTTGGACAACGGCGACACGCCGCTGATCGGTTCCGCCCTGCTGATGCGCTTGCATGTCGTCGAGCTTCTGCTGGCAAACGGAGCCAACATCAACGCACAAGACAACGACGGGTACAGCGCCTTGATCATGGCGGTCTCCAAACAGGACCTCGACATGACAAAGCTCTTGCTCGACCACGGGGCCGACCCGAGTTTGAAGTCCAAGGAAGGCACCGCCCTCGACCTCGCCCGTCAGTTCAAAAACCAACCCCTGATCGACCTTTTGCAATCCCAATGA
- a CDS encoding DUF502 domain-containing protein: protein MKGLWKLIQNGVLIVAPVVMTIYAAYYIAAIVNSIGKNLISRTPFANWRGAGFAAMFLLVVLVGCLWQWPPIRRGIGVLERKMMRAPAISSFYRIVKEITRSVIGKKQPFTQVVLVQEAGGGKRIGLLTADNLEAVQLPKQLVAVYIPFATQLGGDLLLLPPESLEPVDMTVEAALRLCITGGVSVKY from the coding sequence TTGAAAGGGTTGTGGAAGTTGATTCAAAATGGCGTGCTGATCGTCGCCCCTGTGGTCATGACGATTTATGCCGCTTACTATATCGCGGCCATCGTAAACAGCATCGGCAAGAACTTGATCTCCCGCACGCCGTTCGCCAACTGGCGAGGGGCGGGTTTTGCAGCCATGTTCTTGCTCGTCGTGCTGGTCGGCTGTCTCTGGCAATGGCCGCCCATCCGACGCGGGATCGGCGTTCTCGAACGCAAGATGATGCGCGCGCCTGCGATTTCTTCGTTTTACCGCATCGTCAAGGAAATCACCCGCTCCGTCATCGGCAAAAAACAACCGTTCACCCAAGTTGTGCTCGTCCAAGAAGCAGGCGGCGGCAAGCGTATCGGGCTGTTAACCGCTGATAATCTGGAAGCTGTCCAACTCCCAAAACAACTGGTCGCCGTCTACATTCCGTTTGCCACACAGTTGGGCGGTGATCTCTTGCTGTTGCCTCCGGAATCCTTGGAGCCTGTGGACATGACCGTCGAAGCTGCGCTGCGCCTCTGCATCACCGGCGGAGTCTCCGTGAAGTACTAA
- the folB gene encoding dihydroneopterin aldolase, whose product MDKIFLNGMAFYGYHGVFPEETKLGQRFYADVVMETSLEAAGRTDDLEMTTNYGSVYAQIAKIMTGEPVKLIETLAERIASTILTHFPLIDAVQVRITKPSAPIPGELQAAAIEIYRKRDGK is encoded by the coding sequence ATGGACAAAATTTTTCTCAACGGCATGGCGTTTTACGGCTACCACGGCGTGTTCCCCGAAGAGACGAAATTGGGTCAGCGGTTCTATGCGGATGTGGTCATGGAAACGTCGCTTGAAGCAGCCGGGCGGACGGATGATTTGGAGATGACCACGAATTACGGGAGCGTCTATGCACAAATTGCCAAGATTATGACGGGCGAGCCTGTGAAGTTGATCGAAACCCTCGCCGAGCGCATCGCCTCGACGATCCTCACCCACTTCCCGCTCATCGACGCCGTGCAAGTCCGCATCACCAAGCCCAGCGCCCCGATCCCCGGTGAGTTGCAAGCCGCAGCCATCGAGATCTACCGCAAGCGCGATGGAAAGTAA
- a CDS encoding c-type cytochrome → MRKGRSFAALLAIGCAVVLSGCSLADLCKPDPQVSMTDVHTIYKQNCAGCHGEQLQGVSGPDLKTVGAKYDNDQLKQLILKGSPNGMPAFQDKLNDAQVVRLVNMLANEK, encoded by the coding sequence ATGCGGAAGGGGAGAAGTTTTGCGGCGTTGTTGGCGATCGGGTGTGCGGTTGTCCTCAGCGGATGTTCGCTTGCAGACCTGTGCAAGCCGGACCCGCAGGTCAGCATGACGGACGTACACACAATTTACAAACAAAACTGCGCCGGTTGCCACGGCGAACAACTTCAAGGCGTCTCCGGCCCCGACTTGAAAACCGTTGGAGCGAAGTACGACAACGACCAATTGAAACAACTCATTCTCAAAGGCAGCCCAAACGGCATGCCCGCTTTCCAAGACAAGCTCAACGACGCCCAAGTGGTTCGGCTGGTCAACATGTTGGCGAATGAGAAGTGA
- a CDS encoding SCO family protein, producing MEPARRRRITVFGTLLLVILALAGGSWWYWHSENQKLPTVMPAPNFTLQNIDGGTTNLYGEQGKVRLVEFFFANCPDICPLTTANMAKIQDQLKQKDVFGQDVEFLSISFDPERDTNDVLKQYADRMKMDRAGWKVLRGTQDETAQVADSFGVYLEKQADGSFVHSTRSLYLIDRNNQIRKVYSMGNDMPSDEVYNDILKLVRE from the coding sequence ATGGAACCAGCAAGACGCAGACGCATCACGGTATTTGGCACGCTACTTCTCGTCATCCTCGCGTTGGCGGGCGGATCGTGGTGGTATTGGCATTCGGAGAACCAAAAGCTCCCGACGGTGATGCCCGCCCCGAACTTCACGCTGCAGAACATCGACGGCGGGACGACGAACTTGTACGGAGAGCAAGGCAAAGTGCGGTTGGTCGAGTTCTTTTTTGCCAACTGTCCGGATATTTGCCCGCTTACGACCGCGAACATGGCGAAGATCCAAGATCAATTGAAGCAAAAAGACGTGTTCGGCCAAGACGTGGAGTTTCTCTCGATCTCGTTCGACCCCGAGCGCGATACGAACGACGTATTGAAGCAGTACGCCGACCGCATGAAAATGGACCGCGCGGGGTGGAAAGTCTTGCGCGGGACGCAGGACGAGACGGCGCAAGTGGCCGATTCGTTCGGCGTGTACTTGGAGAAGCAGGCGGACGGTTCGTTCGTCCATTCCACGCGATCCTTGTACTTGATCGACCGCAACAACCAGATTCGCAAAGTGTATTCGATGGGCAACGACATGCCGTCCGACGAGGTTTATAACGACATTCTTAAATTGGTGCGCGAGTAG
- a CDS encoding FixH family protein, with protein MKRNLWLVPALALTLTGCSASQKTEPIPAKPAVPVIVFNTNPAPLHVNQEGNLIATVTVNNDPVKKATVEFEIWGDSDTAQHEKIPATGDDQGHYSLKKSFAKADTYHVTIHTTTAELHTMPTMDFQVTQ; from the coding sequence ATGAAACGCAACTTATGGCTGGTTCCGGCGTTGGCGCTCACCTTGACCGGGTGTAGTGCCTCCCAGAAAACGGAACCGATTCCCGCCAAACCGGCTGTTCCGGTGATTGTCTTCAACACCAACCCCGCTCCGCTTCACGTCAATCAGGAGGGGAATTTGATTGCTACGGTGACGGTGAACAACGATCCGGTGAAGAAAGCGACTGTCGAATTCGAAATTTGGGGAGACAGCGACACCGCCCAACATGAAAAAATCCCGGCGACGGGCGACGACCAAGGGCATTATTCGCTCAAAAAATCGTTCGCCAAAGCTGACACCTATCATGTCACGATCCATACGACAACGGCTGAACTTCACACGATGCCGACGATGGACTTTCAAGTGACACAGTAA
- a CDS encoding NAD(P)H-dependent oxidoreductase, with the protein MKILVLVAHPNLEGSRINQRFAKELQSIENVTIHNLYEVYPDEKIDVAREQQLLLDHDRIVLQFPLYWYSSPSLLKKWQDEVLAYGFAYGSDGTKLHGKELLVAISTGGPNEAYQAGGYNNFTLSELLRPFQQTANLIGARYLPIYSVSSSFQLSDEQVEAGATAYAAHITREW; encoded by the coding sequence TTGAAAATTCTCGTACTCGTCGCTCATCCGAACTTGGAGGGCTCCCGCATCAACCAACGTTTCGCCAAAGAACTGCAATCGATCGAAAACGTCACCATCCACAACCTCTATGAAGTCTACCCGGATGAGAAAATCGACGTCGCTCGCGAGCAACAATTGCTGCTCGACCATGACCGCATCGTCTTGCAATTCCCGTTGTACTGGTACAGCTCTCCGTCCCTCTTGAAAAAGTGGCAAGACGAAGTTCTGGCCTACGGCTTCGCATACGGTTCCGACGGCACCAAACTGCATGGCAAGGAATTGCTCGTCGCCATCTCCACCGGCGGTCCGAACGAAGCGTACCAAGCAGGCGGCTACAACAACTTCACGCTCTCCGAGCTCCTGCGTCCGTTCCAACAAACCGCCAACCTGATCGGGGCGCGTTACCTGCCGATCTACTCCGTCTCCTCGTCGTTCCAACTGTCCGACGAACAAGTCGAAGCAGGCGCCACCGCATACGCGGCTCACATCACGCGCGAGTGGTAG
- a CDS encoding DUF4188 domain-containing protein: MKEIFKGRYTVQSDEPFVLFLIGLRVNKLWAVHKWLPVARAMFPMMTELYTNEEIGFLDSEVIMYWRGLGVVQYWKSFEHLERYAHMEKHLKAWQDFHRKVGLNSDVVGIWHETYLIEPGKFEALYGNMPHFGLGKALKDQHMPTSGSRHETAYSRVHGQGKEPKEQ, encoded by the coding sequence ATGAAAGAGATATTTAAGGGGCGCTATACGGTTCAATCTGATGAACCGTTTGTGTTGTTTCTCATCGGGTTGCGAGTGAACAAACTCTGGGCCGTACATAAATGGCTTCCGGTCGCACGGGCGATGTTCCCGATGATGACGGAGTTGTACACCAACGAAGAGATCGGATTTCTCGACAGTGAAGTCATCATGTACTGGCGGGGTCTGGGTGTGGTGCAATACTGGAAGTCGTTCGAGCATCTGGAACGCTATGCCCACATGGAGAAGCATCTAAAGGCTTGGCAAGACTTCCACCGCAAAGTGGGGCTGAACTCCGACGTCGTCGGGATCTGGCACGAAACCTACTTGATTGAACCGGGCAAGTTCGAAGCCCTCTACGGCAACATGCCGCACTTCGGCCTCGGCAAAGCGTTGAAAGACCAGCACATGCCGACCTCAGGATCCCGTCACGAAACGGCCTACTCCCGCGTACATGGACAGGGCAAGGAGCCCAAGGAGCAATAA
- a CDS encoding GNAT family N-acetyltransferase: protein MKLMGEQVYLRTFTENDADTLLGYLERNHEFFAQFEPSRPDRTYSLELVHQQLENGQRAWDRDEAYSLGVFLRDSDKLVGRIALNFVARGPLQSAMIGYTMDRSQNGKGLGSEAVRLCTAFGFEHLKLHRIEAGIMPSNFGSKRVVEKAGYTFEGIHRKSLLVQGAWVDLEFWAILEEEWSAR from the coding sequence ATGAAGCTCATGGGGGAGCAAGTATACCTACGAACCTTTACAGAGAACGACGCAGACACGTTATTGGGGTATTTGGAGAGAAACCACGAGTTTTTCGCTCAGTTTGAACCGTCGCGTCCGGATCGCACGTATAGTTTGGAATTGGTCCATCAACAACTGGAAAACGGGCAGCGCGCTTGGGATCGTGATGAAGCGTACTCCTTGGGCGTGTTCCTGCGGGACTCGGACAAGCTGGTAGGTCGTATCGCGCTGAACTTCGTCGCTCGCGGGCCGCTTCAAAGCGCCATGATCGGCTACACGATGGATCGATCACAAAACGGCAAAGGACTGGGGTCGGAAGCCGTTCGTCTCTGCACCGCGTTTGGGTTTGAACACCTGAAGCTCCATCGCATTGAAGCGGGGATCATGCCGAGCAATTTCGGCTCGAAGCGCGTGGTGGAGAAGGCCGGCTATACGTTTGAAGGCATTCATCGAAAAAGTCTGCTGGTCCAAGGCGCTTGGGTCGATCTTGAGTTTTGGGCGATTCTCGAAGAGGAATGGTCGGCACGTTAA
- a CDS encoding prolipoprotein diacylglyceryl transferase yields MTFPVYIHIGSWSIHPHILFESLSYFIGFRVYLWTRNKERLPFQVSTLLLLGMILGAAFGSKVLYWFQEPLLTWEHRTDPVFLMQGKTIVGGLLGGLICVEIAKKLLGWTSRTGDDYTLPLIVGLSIGRIGCFLTGLADETCGIPTTWITGFDFGDGIPRHPTQLYEIAFLWALAALLLFLKKRANLPNGGLFQLFMFSYLLFRLGVEFIKPVPHVYWIFSNIQLAAMLGLIHYYRLLRQWPRNSLSFKKEPLHA; encoded by the coding sequence ATGACCTTTCCTGTTTACATTCACATCGGCTCGTGGAGCATCCATCCACATATTTTGTTTGAGTCATTGTCGTACTTCATCGGATTTCGCGTGTACCTTTGGACGCGGAACAAGGAGCGACTTCCGTTTCAAGTCTCCACGCTCTTGCTGCTTGGCATGATCTTGGGCGCCGCTTTTGGATCGAAAGTTTTGTATTGGTTTCAAGAACCGCTCTTAACGTGGGAGCATCGCACAGACCCCGTCTTTCTCATGCAGGGCAAGACCATCGTCGGCGGACTGCTCGGGGGGTTGATCTGCGTGGAGATCGCCAAGAAACTGCTGGGCTGGACATCGCGCACAGGTGACGACTACACCCTGCCGCTGATCGTCGGCCTCTCCATCGGGCGCATCGGTTGCTTCCTCACCGGGCTTGCCGATGAGACTTGCGGAATTCCCACGACGTGGATCACTGGCTTTGACTTTGGCGACGGCATCCCCCGCCACCCGACGCAGCTCTATGAGATCGCGTTCCTCTGGGCGTTGGCCGCTCTGCTTCTGTTCTTGAAAAAACGCGCAAACCTGCCCAACGGCGGCCTGTTCCAACTCTTCATGTTCAGCTACTTGCTGTTCCGCCTCGGCGTTGAATTCATAAAACCGGTTCCGCACGTCTATTGGATTTTCTCCAACATTCAACTCGCCGCGATGCTCGGACTGATCCATTACTACAGACTCCTGCGCCAATGGCCTCGAAACTCACTCTCGTTCAAAAAGGAGCCCCTTCATGCCTAA
- a CDS encoding radical SAM protein has protein sequence MPKNRPYIFYELTNSICSTCLSKVEAKVIIQDNHVYLHKHCFTHGPEKVLISTDADYYKLCREYLKPSEMPQVWNTPIKYGCPYDCGLCPDHEQHSCLTLVEIIEKCNLACPICYAESSPQQEKIRSLEEVEAMLDAVVRNEGEPDIVQISGGEPTIHPQFFEILDLAKSKPIKHLMVNTNGVRIAQDREFVERLATYMPGFELYLQFDSFEVDALRELRGADLREIRRKAIEHLNEFNISTTLVVTLKKGLNDHEVGDIIQYGLQQRCVRGVTFQPIQAAGRLEEFDPATDRLTLSEVRQMIIDQSEVFTPQDMIPVPCHPDCLAMGYALKIGGEVLPLTGLIDPQVLLQGGRNTIVFEQDETLKSRVFELFSTNHSPESQTLSLKNLLCCLPMVSVPNALSYDNVFRVLIMQFLDPHNFDVRSVKKSCVHIVHPDGRIIPFDTYNIFYRGDKEAQLEELRKKYTPLYEHELEVL, from the coding sequence ATGCCTAAAAATCGGCCCTACATTTTCTACGAACTCACCAACTCGATCTGCTCGACGTGCCTGTCCAAAGTCGAAGCGAAAGTGATCATCCAAGACAACCACGTCTACCTCCACAAGCACTGCTTCACCCACGGTCCGGAGAAAGTCCTGATCTCCACCGACGCCGACTATTACAAACTCTGCCGTGAATACCTCAAACCGTCGGAGATGCCGCAAGTGTGGAACACCCCGATAAAGTACGGCTGTCCCTACGATTGCGGCCTCTGCCCGGATCATGAACAACACAGTTGCCTGACGCTCGTCGAGATCATTGAGAAATGCAACCTCGCCTGCCCGATCTGCTACGCCGAGTCGTCCCCGCAACAAGAGAAAATTCGCTCCCTCGAGGAAGTCGAAGCGATGCTCGACGCCGTCGTGCGCAACGAAGGCGAGCCGGACATCGTGCAGATTTCCGGCGGTGAACCGACGATTCACCCGCAATTTTTTGAAATTCTCGACCTCGCCAAGTCCAAACCGATCAAGCATCTCATGGTGAACACCAACGGCGTTCGCATCGCGCAAGACCGCGAATTCGTCGAACGACTCGCCACCTATATGCCGGGATTTGAGCTCTATCTGCAATTCGACTCGTTTGAAGTGGACGCCCTGCGCGAACTTCGCGGTGCCGACCTGCGCGAGATTCGTCGCAAAGCGATTGAACACCTCAACGAATTCAACATCTCCACCACCCTCGTTGTCACGCTGAAAAAAGGCCTCAACGACCACGAAGTCGGCGACATCATCCAATACGGTCTGCAACAACGCTGCGTGCGCGGCGTCACGTTCCAACCGATTCAAGCGGCCGGACGTTTGGAAGAATTCGACCCGGCGACCGACCGTCTGACGCTCTCCGAAGTCCGTCAGATGATCATCGACCAATCGGAGGTGTTCACCCCGCAAGACATGATCCCGGTTCCTTGCCACCCGGACTGTCTCGCGATGGGCTATGCGCTCAAGATCGGCGGCGAAGTGTTGCCGTTGACCGGCCTGATCGATCCGCAAGTTCTGCTGCAGGGCGGACGCAACACCATCGTGTTCGAGCAGGACGAGACGCTGAAATCCCGCGTGTTCGAACTGTTCTCCACCAACCATTCGCCGGAGTCGCAAACCCTGTCTCTGAAAAACTTGCTCTGCTGTCTCCCGATGGTTTCGGTTCCGAACGCCCTGAGCTATGACAACGTGTTCCGCGTGCTGATCATGCAATTCCTCGACCCGCACAACTTCGACGTACGCTCGGTGAAAAAGTCCTGTGTCCACATCGTCCACCCGGACGGTCGGATCATCCCGTTCGACACGTACAACATCTTCTACCGCGGCGACAAAGAAGCACAACTGGAGGAACTCCGTAAAAAGTACACCCCGCTGTACGAACACGAACTGGAGGTGCTGTAA
- a CDS encoding GtrA family protein, whose protein sequence is MNALLLKVWNHSLVRFMLIGVINTIVGLSTTYLLLNLFGISYWISTFAGNCTGGVTSYFLNRSFTFRNTQSVGSSWWKFILVLLASYAISYSIGLQITRWVLALFTDDTSWIENVAVLVGSVLYTLTSYAGHKLFTFRDQKRHLGE, encoded by the coding sequence ATGAACGCTCTCCTCTTGAAAGTCTGGAACCACAGCCTCGTGCGGTTCATGCTGATCGGTGTGATCAATACGATTGTGGGCTTGTCCACGACGTATCTCTTGTTGAATTTGTTCGGAATTTCCTATTGGATCTCCACGTTTGCCGGGAACTGCACCGGGGGCGTGACGAGCTACTTTTTGAACCGAAGCTTTACGTTTCGCAATACGCAGAGCGTCGGCTCGAGCTGGTGGAAGTTCATCTTGGTGTTGCTTGCGAGCTATGCAATTTCGTACTCGATCGGTCTGCAGATAACGCGGTGGGTTTTGGCGCTGTTCACCGACGACACGTCGTGGATTGAGAATGTCGCCGTGTTGGTCGGGTCGGTGCTGTATACGCTGACCAGTTATGCGGGGCACAAGTTGTTCACATTTCGGGATCAAAAAAGACACCTGGGCGAGTGA